GGGTCGCAGGTGAGGTGCATCGAGTACGCGCCGCCGTCGCGCGGGGTGACGGTGATGTAGAGGTCCGCCCCGGCGGCGGCGTTGGCGGGAAGCGTCGTGAACGGCCCCGCGAGAGCCGCGGCCGCACACAGTCCGAGCACGGCCAGCCGGCGGGCGGCGGTCAGCACGAGCGACATGATGTCCTCCCTGGTCAACGGTCGTCCCGGGCATGGGACGGCGCACCCACCATGACTACAGGCGGCGCCGAGCCGGCGACCATGAGCAGCGAAGACATCTCAGCGTGATGAATTGGATACACACTGCTATCTGCGCAGCTCATGGACCTTGCGCGGCACCGGTCAGCGGGCGTGCGTAAATGGGGGGATGGAGCATGCGGAGGCGGCGGCCAGAGCCGGCGTGGTGATCAGGGAGTTGCGGGAGATCGGCGAGTTCCAGCAGGTCTACCGGCTCTTCGACGAGATCTGGCATCCCGAGCCGGCGAACGTGCCGGTGACCGTGGAGCTGATGGCCGGGTTCACGCACACCGGCAACTACGTCGCGGGGGCGTTCGCGGGCGAGGAGCTGGTGGGGGCGTCCGTGGGGTTCCTGGCGGCGGGCGGGGCGCTGCACTCGCACGTCACCGGGGCCGTCATCGGCAAGGGCGTCGGGTACGCGCTGAAGCTGCACCAGCGCGACTGGTGCCGGAAGCGGGGGCTGGAGCGGATCACCTGGACGTTCGATCCGCTCGTACGGCGCAATGCCCACTTCAACCTGGTCAAGCTGGGCGCGCGGCCGGAGGCGTACCTGCCGGAGTTCTACGGGGCGATGGCGGACGCGATCAACGAGGGGGACGCCTCGGACCGGCTGCTGGCGGTGTGGCGCGTCACCGGCGAGCCGGAGCGGAAGGACCTGCTCGACGAGGCGTACCCCGTGGTCAGGGAGGCGGCGGACGGCGGGCCGGCCGTCGAGGACGGCGGCGGGCACCGGGTGGTGCTGGTGGGGACGCCGCGCGACGTCGAGCGGCTGCGGCGGCAGGACGCGGCGGCGGCGCGGGCGTGGCGGATGGCCGTGCGGGAGGCGCTCGGCGGGGCCATGGCGGCGGGGGCGCGGGTGAGTGGATTCACCGAGCGTGGGGAGTACATAGTGGTAATTAACTAGGTATTCCACCGGGGTTTCGGATTTCTGTAATGTAGCGGTCAAGTAAGCCGAGCAAGGAGATCCGCATGGCGGAATTCACCCCCACCGTTCCTGCGCGAGTCCTACCCACCGTCGCCGTGCGCGACCTGCCCGAACCACCCCGATCGACGTGGCGCATCATCGGCCCCGGCCTCGTCGGGGCCGGTGTGGGGCTGGCCTCCGGCGAATTCATCCTGTGGCCGTACATCGCCTCACAAGTCGGCCTGGTCTTCGTCTGGGGAGCCGCGATCGGCATCATCACCCAGTGGTTCCTGAACATGGAGATCGAGCGTTACACGCTGGCCACCGGCGAGACCGCGCTGACCGGGTTCAGCCGCATGTGGAAACACTGGGGCCTGGTCTTCGTGATCATGACGCTCTGCTCGAACCTCTGGCCGGGCTGGGTGACCACGTCCGCGACCATGGTGACGTACCTGACCGGCTCGGGCGAGGAGTCCGTGCGGTGGATCGCCATCGGCATGCTGCTGGTGATCGCGATCGGGCTGACCATGGCACCGGTGATCTACGTCCTGCTCGAACGCGTCATCTTCGTGAAGATCGCACTGGTGGCCACGCTGATCGTGGTGGCGATCCTGTTCGCGATCAACGCTGAGAGCTGGGTGGCGCTGGGCAGGGGCCTGACGGTCGACGCCACGTTCCCGGTGCCGCCGCTGGAGTTCGCGGTGCTGATGGGCGCCATCGCCTACGCCGGCGCCGGCGGCGGCCAGAACCTGTGCCAGAGCAACTGGATCCGCGACAAGGGCTTCGGCATGGGCCTGTACGTCCCGCGCCTGGTCAGCCCTGTCACCGGCCACGAGGAGGCGGTCTCCTCGACCGGCTTCCAGTTCGCGCCGACGAAGGAGAACCTGGCGCGGTGGAAGCAGTGGTGGCGCTTCGCCAACATCGAGCAGGCGTGGACGTTCGCCATGGTGTCGTTCGTGACGATCGCGCTGATGTCGATGCTCGCCCACTCCACCGTGTTCGGCCGGCCCGGGCTGGAGAACAGCATCGCCTTCCTGGAGGTCGAGGGCCAGGTGCTGCAGCAGACGGTCGGGCCGTGGTTCGGCGTGCTGTTCTGGGTGATCGGGGCGCTGGCCCTGTTCGCCTCGGCCATGGGCATCGTCGACTACACCTCGCGGCTGGCCTCCGACACGATCAAGACGGTCTACCTGCGCGACAGGTCCGTCTCGGTGAACCGGGTCTACTTCTACACGGTCTGGGCGATGGCGCTGATCGGCACCGTCATCCTGCTCGCCGGGCTGGACCAGCCGCTCATCCTGCTGGTGTTCTCGGCGTGCTTCGCGGCCGTGATGATGTTCGTGTACTCGATCCTGCTGATCATCCTGAACCGGCGGGCGCTGCCCGAGGCCATCAGGGTGCGGTCGTACCGGCTGGGCGCGCTGATCTGGTCGGTGGCGTTCTTCGGCACGCTGACCGTGATCGTGGTCGTCCAGCAGGCCGGGCGGCTCATGGGAGGTTGACCTCGACCGATCGGCGTGTCGGTGGTGGACGTGAGGTCCGTCGACGCGCAACCGCGTGCCGGGTGGGGGCGTGACTGGTTCCCCGCCCGGCCGCCGTTCGTGCGGGGCACCCGGGTGGCCGCGCTGCTGCCCGGCGGTGGCGCCTACGCCGGGCAGGCCGTGGCCGGGCTGGAGACGGTGGTCGCGGCGCCCGACGCTCGCGGACGCGCATCGCCGCAGCGAGGAGGGCCACTTCCTGGGCAAGCCGGTCGTGAACACGGAAGCGCCCTTGCCGCATTAGCGGGCACACTGGTGCGCATGCTGGAAACCTCGGCCCGCCTGCTCAAGCTCCTGTCCCTCCTCCAGGCGCATCGCGACTGGTCGGGGCCCGAGCTGTCGAGCCGGCTCGGCGTCTCGACCAGGACGATCCGCAACGACGTCGAGCGCCTGCGCTCGCTCGGCTACCCGGTGCACGCCACCCCCGGCGTGGCGGGCGGCTACCGGCTGGGCGCGGGGGCGGCGCTGCCACCGCTGCTGCTCGACGACGAGGAGGCCGTGGCGGTGGCCGTCGGGCTGGGCCGGGCGGCGGGGGGCGGCGTCGAGGGCATCGAGGAGACCTCGGTGCGCGCCCTGGCCAAGCTGGAGCAGGTGCTGCCGTCCCGGTTGCGGCGGCGGGTGAGCGCGCTCAACGCCTACACGGTGCAGATCCCGGGCAACGCGCCGTCCGTGGCGCCGGAGACGCTGACCACGATCGCGAACGCGGCCCGCGACCACGAGGGCCTGCGCTTCGACTACACCGGCCACGAGGGCGAGGCCACCGTGCGCAACGTCGAGCCGCACCGCCTGGTGCACCGGCGTGGCCGCTGGTACCTCGTCGGCTATGACGTGGACCGCGACGGCTGGCGCACGTTCAGGGTGGACCGGGTGCGCCTGCGCACGCCGTCGGGCCCGCGCTTCACGCCGCGCGAGCTGCCGGGCGACGGCGACCTGGCGGCGTACGTGGAGAAGGGGCTGAACACGGCCATGTGGCGCTACCGGGCGACGGTGCTGCTGCACGCGCCCGCCGAGCGCATGCGGGAGCTGCCCCTGGGCCTGGAGGTCGAGCCGGTGGACGCGGGCACCTGCCTGCTCAAGCTGGGCGGCGACGACGTCAGCGGGATGGCGGTGTGGATCGGGTTCATCGGCGTGGACTTCGAGGTGCTCGATCCGCCGGAGCTGGCCGAGCACGTGCTGCGGCTGTCAGAGCGCTACCGCCGGGCGGTCAGCGGCCGGTAAGGCCCCGGTCAGCGGGCCGCGCGAGGCTCACGTCCATGAAGAACATGACGCAGGTCGCGGGCGGCAAGGACGACTTCCAGCTCGTCACGCACCTCACGCTCACCGGCAGCCAGTACGAGATCGGCCAGGCCGTCGCGCAGGAGGCCCGCCGGCTCGGCTGGTCCCCGGTGGCGATCGACCCGGTGGTGGGCCGGGCGCGCCGGACCTGGTTCGAGCGCCACTGGCCGCAGCACCACGCCCGCATGGACGGCGCGGCGGCGGTGCTCGGCCTCGACCCCGACCAGGACGACCTGGTCCTGGACGACCAGGGGTACGTGCCACAGGGCTACGGCTGCTCGGCCCTGTGGATCCCGCCGTCGGCGGCCACGGACGGCCACGGCCGGGTGGGCCGTAACTACGACTTCTTCCCGACGACCACCAGCGAGATCATGGGCGGCGAGCCCCGGCCGGGCGAGCTGCCCATGGCCTCCCGCCCCTACGTGATCACCACGATCCCGGACGAGGGGCTCTCCTCCACGGTGCTCACGATGTCGGCGCTCGACGGCTGCATGGACGGCATCAACGCGGCGGGCCTGGCCGTCATGCTGCTGGTCGCCGACTTCGAGAGCGCCGAGCCGCCGGAGGGCTTCGCGCCGCAGGTCGGGGTGAACAGCGTGCAGCTGCCCCGCTTCCTGATCGACACCTGCGAGAACGTGGACCAGGCCAAGCAGGCGCTGCTGGGCGCCAAGCAGTACGACCACGGCATGCCGCTGCACTACCTGGTCGCCGACGCGCACGGGCAGGCGTTCGTGTGGGAGCACGGCAGGGACGGCGGCGAGCACATCGTCGAGTTCGGCGACGGCCCGCTGTGCGTCACCAACCACCTGCTGCACCGCCACCCCGACCCGATGAACCTGCCGGCGGACACCGAGTCGAGCTTCGCCTCCTACAGCAGGCTGCGCACGCTGTACGAGCGCAGCAAGGGCGTCACCATGTCGGCCGGCGACCTCCGCGAGAGCCTGCGCGCCGTGGCGCAGCCCGAGGAGGCCGCCGTGCCGTTCCGCACGCTCTGGAGCACGATCTTCGACACCGCCGACCGTACCCTGTCCACCCGCTTCTACCTGGGCGAAGGCGGGCGTTACAGCGAGGAGCTGGTGTTCCCGGCGAGGTAGTCGGCGCGCACCTTCGAGCGCGACAGCTTGCCGGTGGGGGTACGCGGGAGCACCTCGCGGTACTCGATCACCTTCGGGTGCTTGAACCTGGCGATGCGCGGCCCGCAGTGCTCCATCAGCTCGGCCGTCAGCTCGGGGCCCGCCTCGATGCCCTCGGCCGGCTGCACGAGGGCGACCACGTTGTGCCCCCACTCCTCGTCGGGCACCCCGATGACGGCCACGTCGGCCACCGCGGGGTGCTCCAGGAGCGCGGCCTCGATCTCGGCGGGGTAGATGTTCACCCCGCCGGAGACGATCAGGTCGGTGCGGCGGTCACACAGGAACAGGTAGCCGTCCTCGTCGAGGTAGCCGATGTCGCCGGGGGCGTACCACTCCCCTCGCTTGCTGGCGGCCGTCTTCGCCGGGTCCTTGCGGTACTCGAAGGAGCCCATGCTGGTCTTGACGTAGATCATGCCGGGCTCGCCCGGCGGCAGCTCCTCGCCGGCGTCGTCGAGGATCTTGGCCTCGAACGTGGGCGCGGGCCGGCCCACGGTGCCCGGCCTGGCCAGCCAGTCGTGCGGTTTGACGGAGAAGGCGATCGTGGACTCGGTCGAGCCGTAGTACTCGTACAGCACCGGCCCCCACCAGTCCATGATCTGCTGCTTGACCGAGACGGGGCAGGCGGCGGCGGTGTGGATGACCTGGCGCAGGCTCGACACGTCGTACTTGGCCCGGACGTCCGCCGGGAGCTGCAGCATCCGGTGGAACATGGTCGGCACCATCATCGCGTTCGACACCCGGTGCCGCTCGATGAGCTCCAGGATGTTCACCGGGTCGAACCGCGGCGTGATCACCACGGTGTGCCCCAGGTGCAGCGCGAACTGGGCGTGCGCGCAGGGCGCGGAGTGGTACATCGGCGAGGTCACCAGGTGCACCCCGTCGCCCGGCCGCAGGTCCACCACCTCGCCGAAGAACCACATGTACAGGGCGACGATGGCCTCGGGCTCGGCACCCGGCAGCTTGCGCTGCACGCCTTTGGGGAAGCCGGTGGTGCCGGAGGTGTACCACATGACGGCCCCGGAGGTCCGGTCGGCGGGCGCGTCCGTCGGCTGCCCCTCGGCCAGCCCGGCCGTGCCGGTCTCCGCGCCGGGCACGGCCTGGCCGGGCTCGGTGACGACGACCTTGGCGTCGCAGTCGCCCAGGATGTACGCGATCTCCGACTCGGTGAGATGCCAGTTGATCGGGACGTAGTACAGGCCGATCTGCCCGGTCGCCATGACCATGATCAGCGCGTCCACGCCGTTGGGCAGCACGCCCGCCACCACGTCGCCGGTGCCGAGCCCGCGGGCGCGCAGCCCGTGGGACACCTGGTTGACGCGGGCGAGCAGGTCGCCGTAGGTGACACGGGTGTCGTCGGTGTCGATCACCGCGAGGCGGCCGGGGTCGGCGGCGGCGATGGCGTAGAAACCCGGTAGCCGGCTGACGTCCATTACAGCTCCAGCAGTTGTCCGAGACGGGCGCGGTGGATCCGGGGCGGGCCCAGCAGCACCTCGTCCGCCTTGGCCCGCTTGTAGAACAGATGAGCGTCGTGCTCCCAGGTGTAGCCGATGCCGCCGTGCAGCAGCAGGTGGTCGCGGGCGACCTCGAAGCAGGCGCGGCCGACGTAGGCCTGGGCCAGCGCGGCGGCTCCCGGCAGCTCGTCGGGCGACTCGTCGGCGGCCCAGGCGGCGTACCTGACGATGGACTCGGCCTGCTCCAGCTTGCAGTGCATGTCGGCCAGCTTGTGCTTGACGCCCTGGTAGGAGCCGATGTAGCGGCCGAACGCCACCCGGATCTTGGCGTAGGCCACGATGGCGTCGAGCGCCGCCCGCATCACGCCGAGCTGCTCGGCCGCCAGCGCCACGCACAGCCGGTCGAAGACTCCGGTCTCCGGCGCCGGGCCGAGCACGCGGGCGGGCGCGCCGTCCAGCACGATCCTGGCCTGGCCGCGGGTGAGGTCGAGCGGCTCCAGCGCGGTACGGGTGACGCCGGGCCCGGCCAGCTCGACGACCACCATGACGAGGTCGCCGCCGTCGCGGGCGGGCGCCACCAGCACGTCGGCGTCGCCGCCGGAGAGCACCTGCGCGAGCGTGCCGCTCGCCTTGCCGCCGTCGTACGCCAGCTCGGTGTGGTCGAGCGTGGCCGCGATCCGGCCTTCGGCGATGCCGCTCTGCAGCTCCTTGTCGGGCACCTGGGTCAGCCCCAGCGCCGCGAACGCGGTGGCCAGGAACGGTCCCGGCAGCAGCGCCGCGCCCGTCTCCTCCAGCGCGACGGCCAGCTCCGCCATGCCGGCGCCCGCGCCGCCGTACTCCTCGGGCACGACCAGCCCCGACAGGCCCAGCTCGCCGTTGAGGCGGGCGTACACCTGCGGGTCGTAGCCGTCGCGGACCTTGGGCAGCGGCGAGGCGGTGCGCAGGAAGTCGCGCACGGCCGAGCGCAGCTCCTGCTGTTCCTGACTGAGTACGAGCTTCACGCCTGCGTCCCCACCTTCAGGTCCTTGAACGGCACATTCTTGTCCACTCGCGGCTCCGGCGGGAGACCCAGCACGCGGTCGCCGACGATGTTGCGCATGATCTCGTTCGTGCCGCCGCCCAGCGCCATGCCCGGGGCCATCGAGATCGCGCGGGCGAGCGGGTGGTCGGCCAGCGCGGCCTCGGGCCCGACCAGCCGCGTGGCCAGGTCGGCCTGGAACAGGGTCAGCTCGGCCAGCAGCAGTTTGGCGGCGCTGCCGCGTGCGCCGGGGAAGACGCCGGCCTTGGTCTCCTGGGCCAGCCGCTGGTTGAACAGCGCCAGCGCGCGGCTGCGGATGTGCAGCTCGACCAGCTCGTCGCGGACCAGCGGGTCGCTGGTGTCGAGGGCCTGGCGCAGCGCCGACAGCGAGGCCGGGTTGTCCTTCTGCCCGCCCATGCCGACGCCCGCCGAGATCGACAACCGCTCGTGCAGCAGCGTCGTGACGGCCACGCTCCAGCCGTCGTCGACCTCGCCGACGCGGTGCTCGTCCGGGATGGGGACGTTGTCGAAGAAGATCTCGTTGAAGTTGGCCCTGCCGGACATGTCCTTCAGCGGCCTGACGGTCACGCCGGGGTGGTGCATGTCGATGACGAACATGGTCAGGCCCTTGTGCTTGGGCACGTTCACGTCCGTACGGGCGAGCAGCAGCCCCCAGTCGGCGTAGTGGGCGACCGAGGTCCACACCTTCTGGCCGTTGACGATCCAGTGGTCGCCGTCGCGTTCGGCCTTGGTCTGCAGGCTGGCCACGTCGCTGCCGGCGCCCGGCTCGGAGAAGAGCTGGCACCAGACCTCCTCGCCGCGCAGCAGCGGGCGCACGAAGCGCTCGCGCTGGGCGTCGGTGCCCCGGTCGACGAGGGTGGGCCCGGTCATGCCCAGGCCGATCGAGAAGATGTAGGTGGGCAGGGTGTAGTCGCGGGCCTCCTCGGCGAACACGCGGTCCTCCGCCTGGGTCAGGCCCTGGCCGCCCCACTGTTTCGGCCAGGTGATGCCGGAATATCCGGCGTCGTAGAGCTTGGCCATGAACTCCTTGGCCCGGGTGATCCCGTCGGCCTCCGGGTAGTCGTCGGTCGGAGCGTTCTCCCGCAGCCACTCGCCGGCCGCACGCCGATACTCAGCAAGGTTCACATCGACTCCTCGGCATCAGTGCTCACTTACTCTAGTCAGCCCGTCCGGGGACGTACAGAGCATTGCTCTGGGACAACCGCGTCCGTTTCGCCCGGCAGATGCCGGTAAGGGGTCACTGAGGCGGGTTTGTAGGACCCCGGCCGAAGCACGTTCTGGAATACGTGGTTACCATGATCAACGTGACTGTCGGTGAACGGGAAACCCGGACGGTACCCGGGTTCCTCATACCAGAACAGATCACGCCCGGTTTGTCCTATAAATACTAATGATCAGAAGTTAGAGTTACTCGCTGTGACAACAGGTTTCAGCCGA
The nucleotide sequence above comes from Nonomuraea gerenzanensis. Encoded proteins:
- a CDS encoding GNAT family N-acetyltransferase encodes the protein MEHAEAAARAGVVIRELREIGEFQQVYRLFDEIWHPEPANVPVTVELMAGFTHTGNYVAGAFAGEELVGASVGFLAAGGALHSHVTGAVIGKGVGYALKLHQRDWCRKRGLERITWTFDPLVRRNAHFNLVKLGARPEAYLPEFYGAMADAINEGDASDRLLAVWRVTGEPERKDLLDEAYPVVREAADGGPAVEDGGGHRVVLVGTPRDVERLRRQDAAAARAWRMAVREALGGAMAAGARVSGFTERGEYIVVIN
- a CDS encoding Nramp family divalent metal transporter, with protein sequence MAEFTPTVPARVLPTVAVRDLPEPPRSTWRIIGPGLVGAGVGLASGEFILWPYIASQVGLVFVWGAAIGIITQWFLNMEIERYTLATGETALTGFSRMWKHWGLVFVIMTLCSNLWPGWVTTSATMVTYLTGSGEESVRWIAIGMLLVIAIGLTMAPVIYVLLERVIFVKIALVATLIVVAILFAINAESWVALGRGLTVDATFPVPPLEFAVLMGAIAYAGAGGGQNLCQSNWIRDKGFGMGLYVPRLVSPVTGHEEAVSSTGFQFAPTKENLARWKQWWRFANIEQAWTFAMVSFVTIALMSMLAHSTVFGRPGLENSIAFLEVEGQVLQQTVGPWFGVLFWVIGALALFASAMGIVDYTSRLASDTIKTVYLRDRSVSVNRVYFYTVWAMALIGTVILLAGLDQPLILLVFSACFAAVMMFVYSILLIILNRRALPEAIRVRSYRLGALIWSVAFFGTLTVIVVVQQAGRLMGG
- a CDS encoding helix-turn-helix transcriptional regulator, with translation MLETSARLLKLLSLLQAHRDWSGPELSSRLGVSTRTIRNDVERLRSLGYPVHATPGVAGGYRLGAGAALPPLLLDDEEAVAVAVGLGRAAGGGVEGIEETSVRALAKLEQVLPSRLRRRVSALNAYTVQIPGNAPSVAPETLTTIANAARDHEGLRFDYTGHEGEATVRNVEPHRLVHRRGRWYLVGYDVDRDGWRTFRVDRVRLRTPSGPRFTPRELPGDGDLAAYVEKGLNTAMWRYRATVLLHAPAERMRELPLGLEVEPVDAGTCLLKLGGDDVSGMAVWIGFIGVDFEVLDPPELAEHVLRLSERYRRAVSGR
- a CDS encoding C45 family autoproteolytic acyltransferase/hydolase, giving the protein MKNMTQVAGGKDDFQLVTHLTLTGSQYEIGQAVAQEARRLGWSPVAIDPVVGRARRTWFERHWPQHHARMDGAAAVLGLDPDQDDLVLDDQGYVPQGYGCSALWIPPSAATDGHGRVGRNYDFFPTTTSEIMGGEPRPGELPMASRPYVITTIPDEGLSSTVLTMSALDGCMDGINAAGLAVMLLVADFESAEPPEGFAPQVGVNSVQLPRFLIDTCENVDQAKQALLGAKQYDHGMPLHYLVADAHGQAFVWEHGRDGGEHIVEFGDGPLCVTNHLLHRHPDPMNLPADTESSFASYSRLRTLYERSKGVTMSAGDLRESLRAVAQPEEAAVPFRTLWSTIFDTADRTLSTRFYLGEGGRYSEELVFPAR
- a CDS encoding AMP-binding protein, which produces MDVSRLPGFYAIAAADPGRLAVIDTDDTRVTYGDLLARVNQVSHGLRARGLGTGDVVAGVLPNGVDALIMVMATGQIGLYYVPINWHLTESEIAYILGDCDAKVVVTEPGQAVPGAETGTAGLAEGQPTDAPADRTSGAVMWYTSGTTGFPKGVQRKLPGAEPEAIVALYMWFFGEVVDLRPGDGVHLVTSPMYHSAPCAHAQFALHLGHTVVITPRFDPVNILELIERHRVSNAMMVPTMFHRMLQLPADVRAKYDVSSLRQVIHTAAACPVSVKQQIMDWWGPVLYEYYGSTESTIAFSVKPHDWLARPGTVGRPAPTFEAKILDDAGEELPPGEPGMIYVKTSMGSFEYRKDPAKTAASKRGEWYAPGDIGYLDEDGYLFLCDRRTDLIVSGGVNIYPAEIEAALLEHPAVADVAVIGVPDEEWGHNVVALVQPAEGIEAGPELTAELMEHCGPRIARFKHPKVIEYREVLPRTPTGKLSRSKVRADYLAGNTSSSL
- a CDS encoding acyl-CoA dehydrogenase family protein; this translates as MKLVLSQEQQELRSAVRDFLRTASPLPKVRDGYDPQVYARLNGELGLSGLVVPEEYGGAGAGMAELAVALEETGAALLPGPFLATAFAALGLTQVPDKELQSGIAEGRIAATLDHTELAYDGGKASGTLAQVLSGGDADVLVAPARDGGDLVMVVVELAGPGVTRTALEPLDLTRGQARIVLDGAPARVLGPAPETGVFDRLCVALAAEQLGVMRAALDAIVAYAKIRVAFGRYIGSYQGVKHKLADMHCKLEQAESIVRYAAWAADESPDELPGAAALAQAYVGRACFEVARDHLLLHGGIGYTWEHDAHLFYKRAKADEVLLGPPRIHRARLGQLLEL
- a CDS encoding acyl-CoA dehydrogenase family protein, yielding MNLAEYRRAAGEWLRENAPTDDYPEADGITRAKEFMAKLYDAGYSGITWPKQWGGQGLTQAEDRVFAEEARDYTLPTYIFSIGLGMTGPTLVDRGTDAQRERFVRPLLRGEEVWCQLFSEPGAGSDVASLQTKAERDGDHWIVNGQKVWTSVAHYADWGLLLARTDVNVPKHKGLTMFVIDMHHPGVTVRPLKDMSGRANFNEIFFDNVPIPDEHRVGEVDDGWSVAVTTLLHERLSISAGVGMGGQKDNPASLSALRQALDTSDPLVRDELVELHIRSRALALFNQRLAQETKAGVFPGARGSAAKLLLAELTLFQADLATRLVGPEAALADHPLARAISMAPGMALGGGTNEIMRNIVGDRVLGLPPEPRVDKNVPFKDLKVGTQA